A stretch of Clostridium sp. BJN0001 DNA encodes these proteins:
- the glgB gene encoding 1,4-alpha-glucan branching protein GlgB, which translates to MTKVSKNVLGNKAEKKENENKNMDNKSGDSKEDKAINKKPVAKKKTTRKKPVAKKKKSSEKDAELSLKTEKKDKNKSESNENNSEITKNAADLVKNETENVKKAKVKEKTKSRATKKKVETEKKVAKKKVETRHRVSSANKRTTKKPVAKKSDLCKLTNFNTYLFHEGKNYTAYNIMGSHMMTVNRRKGVQFATWAPKAQNVYLVGDFNNFEVMEDYKLDKITDHGIFAKFFPGIKEGAKYKYCIVDENGNEGEYKSDPYGIKFELRPNNATIVTDSKSFKWTDSKWIKQNLEKDIFKIPINIYELHLGSWKKHKDGTFLSYDELSKELPKYLKDMGYTHVEIMPVMEHPLDESWGYQATGFFAPTSRYGEINGLKKLINCIHNEGIGVIFDWVPGHFCKDSHGLYHFDGSPTYEYQEEWRAENKGWGTCNFDLGRPEVKSFLISNALYFYREFHIDGLRVDAVSSILYLDYSRSNGEWLPNKYGGNGNLEGIQFFKDLNTAVFKEYKNALMIAEESTSWPNVTKSPEHDGLGFNFKWNMGWMNDTLEYVKIDPKDRKYHHKNITFAMMYNYAENYILPLSHDEVVHGKGSLVNKMWGDYWNKFAGLRVFIGYMIGHPGKKLTFMGSEFAQFVEWRDHEELQWNLIDDHEMNKKTLAFFKDINKFYKENRALWLLDYDYSGFTWIEPNNNEQSILIFVRKTDKDSESLIFIVNFTSEVYYDYQIGVPYYAEYEEVFNTDDEKYGGSGQVMGTKLYAEKAPFHNQQYSIKVKVPPMAALVLKVNNFIDENKEIKDNNTTIASETEDKQ; encoded by the coding sequence ATGACTAAGGTTAGTAAAAATGTATTGGGTAATAAAGCAGAAAAAAAAGAAAATGAAAATAAAAATATGGACAATAAAAGTGGGGATTCAAAGGAAGATAAAGCTATAAATAAAAAACCAGTAGCAAAAAAGAAGACAACTAGAAAGAAACCAGTAGCAAAAAAGAAAAAATCATCTGAAAAAGATGCAGAATTATCTTTAAAAACAGAAAAAAAAGATAAAAATAAAAGTGAATCTAATGAAAATAATTCAGAGATAACAAAAAATGCAGCAGATTTAGTTAAAAATGAAACTGAAAATGTAAAAAAGGCAAAAGTAAAAGAAAAAACTAAAAGTAGAGCCACTAAAAAGAAAGTAGAAACTGAAAAAAAGGTTGCTAAAAAGAAAGTAGAGACTAGACATAGGGTTTCATCAGCTAATAAAAGAACAACAAAGAAACCTGTAGCTAAGAAATCAGACTTGTGTAAACTTACAAATTTTAATACTTATTTATTTCATGAAGGAAAAAATTATACTGCCTATAATATAATGGGCTCACATATGATGACAGTAAATAGGAGAAAAGGAGTCCAGTTTGCAACATGGGCACCAAAAGCACAAAATGTTTATTTGGTTGGAGACTTTAATAATTTTGAAGTGATGGAAGATTATAAGCTTGATAAAATAACTGATCATGGAATTTTTGCAAAGTTCTTCCCCGGAATAAAAGAAGGTGCCAAATATAAATACTGTATTGTAGATGAGAACGGTAATGAAGGCGAATATAAGAGTGATCCATATGGAATCAAATTTGAACTAAGACCTAATAATGCTACTATAGTTACTGATTCTAAATCATTTAAATGGACAGATAGTAAATGGATTAAACAGAATTTAGAAAAAGATATTTTTAAAATCCCAATTAATATTTACGAACTTCATTTAGGATCGTGGAAAAAACATAAAGATGGAACATTTTTATCGTATGATGAATTAAGTAAAGAACTTCCTAAATATTTAAAAGATATGGGATATACTCATGTTGAAATAATGCCAGTTATGGAACATCCTTTGGATGAATCATGGGGATATCAGGCAACAGGATTCTTTGCTCCTACAAGTAGATATGGTGAAATTAATGGACTAAAAAAGCTTATCAATTGTATTCATAATGAGGGAATTGGAGTTATTTTTGATTGGGTTCCAGGACATTTTTGTAAGGATTCTCATGGACTTTATCATTTTGATGGAAGTCCTACTTATGAATATCAAGAAGAGTGGAGAGCAGAAAATAAAGGCTGGGGTACATGCAATTTTGATCTTGGAAGACCAGAAGTTAAAAGCTTTTTAATTTCAAATGCATTATATTTTTATAGAGAATTTCACATTGATGGATTAAGAGTCGATGCAGTTTCTAGTATTTTATATCTTGATTATAGTAGATCTAATGGGGAATGGCTTCCTAATAAATATGGTGGCAATGGAAATCTTGAGGGAATTCAATTTTTCAAAGATTTAAACACAGCTGTTTTTAAAGAATATAAAAATGCTCTTATGATAGCAGAAGAATCAACATCATGGCCTAACGTAACAAAATCACCAGAGCACGATGGATTAGGATTTAATTTCAAATGGAATATGGGTTGGATGAATGATACGCTTGAATATGTAAAAATAGATCCTAAAGATAGAAAATATCATCACAAAAATATTACTTTTGCAATGATGTATAATTATGCAGAAAACTATATTCTTCCTCTTTCACATGACGAAGTTGTTCATGGAAAAGGATCACTTGTAAATAAAATGTGGGGAGATTATTGGAATAAATTTGCAGGATTAAGAGTATTTATTGGATATATGATAGGGCATCCTGGAAAGAAACTAACATTTATGGGATCTGAATTTGCTCAATTTGTTGAATGGAGAGATCATGAAGAGCTTCAATGGAATCTTATAGATGATCATGAAATGAATAAAAAAACTCTAGCATTTTTCAAAGATATTAATAAATTCTATAAAGAAAATAGAGCATTATGGCTTCTTGATTATGATTATAGTGGTTTTACATGGATAGAACCAAATAATAATGAACAAAGCATATTGATATTTGTAAGAAAAACTGATAAAGATAGTGAATCACTTATCTTTATAGTTAACTTTACATCAGAAGTTTATTATGATTATCAGATAGGTGTTCCATATTATGCTGAATATGAAGAAGTATTTAATACAGATGATGAAAAATATGGTGGCTCAGGACAAGTAATGGGAACAAAGTTATATGCAGAAAAAGCGCCATTTCATAATCAGCAATATTCAATAAAAGTAAAAGTTCCACCAATGGCTGCACTAGTTCTTAAGGTTAATAATTTTATAGATGAAAATAAAGAAATTAAAGATAATAATACTACTATTGCCTCAGAAACAGAGGATAAACAATAA
- the glgA gene encoding glycogen synthase GlgA, with amino-acid sequence MRILFVASEAGPFIKSGGLGDVAGALPKELAKCGTDVRVILPKYRDINWELKDKIKFDKWFLVKVGWRDRFCGVWEGFFNGVTYYLLDNEYYFYRDDLYGYYDDAERFAFFDRAVLETIRHIDWQPDLIHCNDWQTGMLPVLLKFEYKRKDSFYWNIKTVFSIHNIAFQGIYDPNILPELFGFDMALYDNTCLKFDDGVSFMKGAIYYSDIVTTVSRSYAGEIQTPEYGERLDGVLRDRSYALRGIVNGIDYDDYNPETDKFIPYKFNADDLENKKKNKVELQRELGLNIDENVPMLAIVSRLTPQKGMDLVMYITERLMQENDVQFVVLGTGDSQYEDHFKWLSYRFGGRVSANIRFDNALANRIYAASDMFIMPSRFEPCGLGQLIALRYGSVPIVRETGGLKDTINPYNEYTGEGNGFSFKNYDSEEFYNTIKYALWIYQDKNRWTNLVRNSMNSDNSWRRSAQEYLNMYRELTHYD; translated from the coding sequence ATGAGAATATTATTTGTAGCTTCAGAAGCAGGACCGTTTATAAAAAGTGGAGGACTTGGAGATGTTGCCGGAGCACTTCCAAAAGAACTTGCAAAATGTGGGACAGATGTAAGAGTAATTTTACCCAAATATAGAGATATAAACTGGGAATTAAAAGATAAAATAAAATTTGATAAATGGTTTCTTGTGAAAGTAGGATGGAGAGATAGATTCTGCGGAGTATGGGAAGGATTTTTTAATGGTGTTACGTATTATCTTTTAGATAATGAATATTATTTTTACAGAGATGATTTATATGGCTATTATGATGATGCTGAAAGATTTGCATTTTTTGATAGAGCTGTTTTGGAAACTATAAGACATATAGATTGGCAACCAGATTTAATTCATTGTAATGATTGGCAGACAGGAATGTTACCGGTGTTATTAAAATTTGAGTATAAGAGAAAAGATAGTTTCTACTGGAATATTAAAACTGTATTTTCTATTCATAATATAGCTTTTCAAGGAATATATGATCCAAATATTCTCCCAGAACTTTTTGGATTTGATATGGCATTATATGATAATACCTGTTTGAAATTTGATGATGGAGTAAGCTTTATGAAAGGTGCAATATATTATTCAGATATTGTTACTACAGTAAGTAGAAGTTATGCTGGAGAAATTCAGACTCCTGAATATGGTGAAAGACTTGATGGTGTATTAAGAGATAGATCTTATGCATTAAGAGGAATTGTAAATGGTATAGATTATGATGATTATAATCCTGAAACAGATAAATTTATTCCTTATAAGTTTAATGCAGATGATTTAGAAAATAAGAAGAAAAATAAGGTTGAACTTCAAAGAGAATTAGGCCTTAATATAGATGAAAATGTTCCTATGCTTGCAATAGTAAGTAGATTAACACCTCAAAAAGGAATGGATCTTGTTATGTACATTACTGAAAGGTTAATGCAGGAGAATGATGTACAGTTTGTAGTGCTTGGAACTGGTGATTCACAATATGAAGATCATTTTAAATGGCTTTCATATAGATTTGGAGGAAGAGTATCAGCTAATATTAGATTTGATAATGCTCTTGCAAATAGAATTTATGCAGCATCAGATATGTTTATTATGCCATCACGATTTGAACCATGTGGTCTTGGACAATTAATCGCATTAAGATACGGAAGTGTTCCTATTGTAAGAGAAACAGGAGGACTTAAAGATACTATAAATCCATATAATGAATATACAGGCGAAGGAAATGGATTTAGTTTTAAAAATTATGATTCTGAAGAATTTTATAACACAATAAAATATGCATTATGGATATATCAGGACAAGAATCGTTGGACAAACTTAGTTAGAAATTCAATGAATTCAGATAACAGCTGGAGAAGGTCTGCGCAGGAATATTTGAATATGTACAGAGAATTAACCCATTATGACTAA